The following proteins come from a genomic window of Mammaliicoccus sp. Marseille-Q6498:
- a CDS encoding energy-coupling factor transporter ATPase encodes MKIIFNNVSYDYSIKTPFQYRALNNVSTTFNDSKFYAIVGQTGSGKSTLIQHLNAILKPTEGQLVIGDTKIIKKTKSKKLIPIRKQVGIVFQFAEHQLFEETVLKDIIFGPINYGMEKEKAIKRAEELIEMLGMEQSILNRSPFELSGGQKRRIAIAGVLAMEPEILVLDEPTVGLDPRGQNDMMELFKKIHESMGITVILISHQMDIVLKYADEVKVIKAGAIVAEDSPVNIFTNEELLNQTHLQVPKIIQLQQLIESKYNMKFDEIATSEEMFKAMYESQVNRHDG; translated from the coding sequence ATGAAAATCATCTTTAATAATGTAAGTTATGATTACAGCATCAAAACACCATTTCAATATAGAGCATTGAATAATGTTTCAACTACATTTAATGATTCTAAATTTTACGCGATAGTAGGTCAAACTGGATCAGGTAAATCGACTTTAATACAACATTTGAATGCAATTCTTAAACCAACAGAAGGACAACTTGTTATTGGTGATACAAAAATTATTAAAAAAACGAAATCTAAAAAGTTAATACCAATTCGTAAACAAGTAGGTATTGTTTTTCAGTTTGCTGAACATCAATTGTTTGAAGAAACGGTTTTAAAAGATATCATTTTTGGACCAATTAATTATGGTATGGAAAAAGAAAAAGCAATTAAAAGAGCGGAAGAACTCATTGAAATGTTAGGAATGGAACAAAGTATTTTAAATAGGTCTCCATTTGAGCTCTCAGGAGGTCAAAAAAGACGCATAGCGATTGCTGGCGTATTGGCTATGGAACCTGAAATACTTGTCCTTGACGAGCCTACAGTTGGCTTAGATCCTAGAGGGCAAAATGACATGATGGAACTTTTTAAAAAAATTCATGAGTCTATGGGCATTACAGTTATATTGATTTCACATCAAATGGACATTGTACTTAAGTACGCTGATGAGGTAAAAGTTATAAAAGCTGGAGCGATAGTCGCAGAAGATAGTCCAGTAAATATTTTTACAAATGAAGAACTGTTAAATCAAACGCATTTACAAGTTCCTAAAATTATTCAATTACAGCAATTAATCGAAAGTAAATATAATATGAAATTTGATGAAATTGCTACATCAGAAGAGATGTTTAAAGCAATGTACGAAAGTCAGGTGAATCGTCATGACGGATAA
- a CDS encoding energy-coupling factor transporter transmembrane component T gives MTDKMIIGRFIPGNTIIHHLDSRMKMIFVFLFMILIFYCNTWLAYGFMLLTVLIIMYLAQIKFWFLIKGLTPVMILFIFTFVMHLIVTKGGTVLVDFKIFTIEENGVVQGAFIVLRLVLLVMISTIMTLTTSPISLTDAIESMLKPLKKIKFPVHELAMMMSISLRFIPTLMDELDRIIKAQTSRGSDVTAGSVFNRFKAIIPLLIPMFISAFKRADDLAVAMESRGYNAANVRTTYRKLKWRLKDTIALSTILIIAIVLILLRN, from the coding sequence ATGACGGATAAGATGATAATCGGACGTTTTATACCTGGTAATACTATTATTCATCATTTAGATTCTAGAATGAAAATGATCTTTGTATTTTTATTTATGATTTTAATATTTTATTGTAATACTTGGTTAGCGTATGGGTTTATGTTATTAACAGTTTTAATCATTATGTATCTTGCACAAATTAAATTTTGGTTTTTAATTAAAGGGCTAACGCCAGTTATGATTTTATTTATTTTCACCTTTGTCATGCATTTGATCGTTACAAAAGGTGGGACGGTTCTGGTAGATTTTAAAATTTTCACAATAGAGGAAAATGGTGTTGTACAAGGTGCATTTATCGTATTGCGTCTCGTTTTACTTGTTATGATTTCAACAATTATGACGTTAACGACGAGTCCTATTAGTTTAACGGATGCCATTGAATCAATGTTAAAACCTTTGAAAAAAATTAAATTTCCAGTTCATGAGTTAGCAATGATGATGTCTATATCACTTAGATTCATACCTACATTAATGGATGAATTAGATAGAATTATTAAAGCTCAGACATCTAGAGGGTCTGATGTAACGGCAGGAAGTGTATTTAATCGATTTAAAGCAATTATCCCATTATTAATACCAATGTTTATTTCAGCTTTTAAAAGAGCAGATGATTTAGCTGTAGCAATGGAATCAAGAGGTTATAATGCCGCTAATGTTAGAACAACTTATCGGAAATTAAAATGGCGTTTAAAAGATACGATTGCATTATCAACCATCCTTATAATAGCTATAGTATTAATATTATTAAGAAATTGA